The genomic region TTTGAAATTTATCTATTTTTCTCAAATTCATCTTCTCTTATCCTTTGCATTATGATATTTTTATTTTCTTTTTCATCATTTATTATGATTTTATCTATTATATTTTTAAAAATATCATCTGTTATGTTATTATAAACAGAAATATTATTTTCGTCAATAATTGACTGTGAAGCTCTTTTTCCAAATACAACACTTTCCAACAATGAATTACTTGCGAGTCTATTTTGCCCATGAACACCTGTACAAGCAACTTCTCCAATAGCATATAAATTTTTCATTGAAGTTTTAGAATTCATATCAACCTTGATTCCTCCCATTGTATAGTGTTGAGCAGGAACTACTGGGACTTTATCTTTAAGAGGATTAATACCTTTTTTCATTAAATGATTATAGATATTAGGAAATCTCTCTTTAATATCTAAATTTATTGTACTAAAATCTAGCCACTCATATTCAGAATTATCTTTTTTCATCTCTTCTAATATTGCCTTTGTTACTTTATCCCTAGGTTTTAATTCATCTGTAAATCTTTCTAATTTTTGATTTAAAAGAACTGCCCCTTCACCTCTTACCGATTCTGAAATTAAAAACTTTCTTTCATTCTCCTTTGTATAAAATGTTGTTGGGTGTATTTGTATATATGAAATATCCTTTAATTCTATATTATGCCTAATAGCTACTGCAACTCCATCTCCTTTAATATGAGAAAAATTGGTAGTATTCTTATATATTCCACCTAAGCCACCTGTTGCTAGAACTGTAAATTTAGATTTTATAGCAAATATTTCTTCTTTTTTTGCCAATATTCCCAAACAAGTATTTTCTTTTTCAATAATGTCTAAAAATTCACAGTCTTCAATTATTTTTATATTATCTCTTTCTAAAAGCTTTTCTATAAGGCTTTCCATTATATATTTACCAGTTTGGTCTTCACAATATAAAATCCTAAATTTACTATGTCCACCCTCTTTTGTATAGAATAAGCCCTTTTTATCTCCTGTAAATTTTACTCCATTTTCAATTAAAGTCTTTGCTGCTTCTTCAGATTCATCAACTAATATTTCAACTGCTTCTCTATTATTTTTATAATGACCTGCAATCAAAGTATCTTCAATATAGTCTTCTCTATCTTCTTTACCTCTGCAAACAGATATTCCTCCTTGTGCAAGATAGGAATTACTATCTTTAAGTTTTTTCTTTGTTATTAATATTATTTTAAAATTTTTATCTAAACTCAAAGCACAAATTAAGCCTGCAACACCAGAGCCAACTATAACTACATCACTATTTTCAACTTTCATTTTAATCTCCTGCCAATTCTAACATTCTTTCCAAAGGAATCAGAGCTTTTTTAGCTATTTCATCATCAACTTCTAACTCATCCCCACCCTCTAATAAAATTTTTTCTATTTTTTCTAAAGTATTTTTCTTCATACTTTTACATATTAAAGTATCTGCAAAATATAGCTTTTTATTAGGAGCTTTTTCATAAATCTTATGTTGTATTCCTCTTTCTGTTACAACTATAAATTCATCTCCACCTTTTAAAGCTTCTTCAATTAT from Fusobacterium periodonticum ATCC 33693 harbors:
- a CDS encoding L-aspartate oxidase; this translates as MKVENSDVVIVGSGVAGLICALSLDKNFKIILITKKKLKDSNSYLAQGGISVCRGKEDREDYIEDTLIAGHYKNNREAVEILVDESEEAAKTLIENGVKFTGDKKGLFYTKEGGHSKFRILYCEDQTGKYIMESLIEKLLERDNIKIIEDCEFLDIIEKENTCLGILAKKEEIFAIKSKFTVLATGGLGGIYKNTTNFSHIKGDGVAVAIRHNIELKDISYIQIHPTTFYTKENERKFLISESVRGEGAVLLNQKLERFTDELKPRDKVTKAILEEMKKDNSEYEWLDFSTINLDIKERFPNIYNHLMKKGINPLKDKVPVVPAQHYTMGGIKVDMNSKTSMKNLYAIGEVACTGVHGQNRLASNSLLESVVFGKRASQSIIDENNISVYNNITDDIFKNIIDKIIINDEKENKNIIMQRIREDEFEKNR